In Oxalobacteraceae bacterium OTU3CINTB1, the sequence CTGGGTTTGATCCGCGAACACCCGGAACTGGCCGGCAAAGCCGCAGTCGCCGGCCAGCTGACCGCCGAATCGACCAGCGAACAGGCCAGGTCCGGGCTGCACCTGTGCAGCGCCGAGGAATTCGCCACGCTGCACCGGCTCAACGCCGACTACAACGCCAAATTCGGCTTCCCGTTCATCCTGGCGGTCAAAGGACCGGACGGACAGGGGCTGACGCGGCGCCACATCATCGCCACCTTCACGCGCCGTTTGAAGAACCAGCGCGCCGACGAAATCGCCGAGTGCCTGCGGCAGATCAAGCGCATCGCCGAGATCCGCCTGAACGACCTGCTGGGAGTGACCCTGGACTTCGGCCCGGCGATCATGCAGTGGTCCGAGATCATCGGCGCCTGGAGCGACGCGGACAACGGGGGCGACGCGGACTTCGACCTGACTTGCGCCTATATGACGCCGGCGCATCGCCGCACCGCCGCGCAACTGGCGGAATGGATGCGCGAAGCCGGCATGGAGGCGCATATCGACAACGTCGGCAATGTGGTCGGCGTGTACCGCTCCGACGTTCCGGGCGCCAAAACGCTGATGACCGGCTCGCACTACGACACGGTGCGCAATGGCGGCAAATACGATGGCCGGCTCGGCATCCTTCTGCCGATCGCCATCGTGCGCCATCTGCACCAGCGCGGCGAGAAGCTGCCTTACCACTTCGAGATCGTCGGTTTCGCCGAGGAGGAAGGGGTGCGTTTCAAGAGCACTTTCCTGGGCAGTAACGCGGTGACCGGTCGTTTCGATCTGTCGCTGCTGGACCAGACCGACGCCGACGGCATCGCGATGCGCGACGCGCTGCTGGCGGCCGGCCATGACGTGTCGCGCATTCCCGCGATCGCGCGCGATCCGGCGCAGTTGCTTGGCTTTGTCGAAGTGCATATCGAGCAGGGGCCGGTGCTGCTGGGACGGGATCTGGCGCTGGGCGTGGTGACGGCCATCGCCGGCAGCTCGCGTTACCTCGTCGAGCTGACCGGATTGGCCAGCCACGCCGGCACCACGCCGATGACGATGCGTAAGGACGCTGCCGCAGCGGCGGCGGAGATCGTGCTGCTGGTGGAGCGGCGTTGCGGGCAAGGTGTGGCGTTGGTTGGAACCGTTGGGCAGTTGCAGGTGCCGGGTGGTTCGGTCAACGTGGTGCCTGGGGCGTGCAAATTGTCGCTGGACATCCGCGCGGCCGACGACGCGGTTAGGCAGGCGGCCGTCAAGGATGTATTGGATGGCATCGCGCAGATTTGCGCGCGGAGGCAGGTGGAATTCAGTTTGCAGCGGATCGTCGATGCGGCGGCGGCGCCGTGTGCACCGAGGTTGATGGACCAGTTGGGGGCGGCGATCGAGCGGGCGGGTTTGCCGCGCTTTGATTTGCTGTCCGGCGCCGGGCATGATGCGATGGCGATGGCGGCGATCACGGATGTGGCGATGCTGTTCACGCGCTGCGGCAATGGCGGCATCAGCCACAATCCGCTGGAGACGATGACGGCCGACGATGCCGATATCGCGGCGCAGGTGCTGCTGGATTTCTTACGCAGCTACGACGGTTCCACGTAGGGCGGATTAGGCGGAACGCCGTAATCCGCCATGGTTGGGCCGTCTGCGGCGTATGCATGGCGGATTACGCGCTTCGCGCTAATCCGCCCTACGTGGATCTGAGGTGACTTTAAGCCGCAATTCTGACGCCATGTCCGCGATCACTGTGGCCCAGCCACCGCCCGGCGGCTGCCGGAACAATCGCATCGACGGATACCAAGGCGTATCGCTGCGCTCCGTCAGCCAGCGCCAGTCGCAGCGATGATCCGGCAGCAGCAGCCAGCACGGCTTGCCAAGCGCGCCCGCCAGGTGCGCCACCGCCGTATCGACACTGATCACCAGATCCAGATTGGCAATGACCCCGGCCGTATCGGCAAAGTCCTGCAGACGCGGCGCAATCGCTTGCAGCGTCATCCCCGCTGGTGGCGTCAGCACCTCCGCCTCGCTATCACCCTTCTGCAGGCTGACGAAATGCAGCGCTCCATGGTGAGAGATGTCCGCCAGCGGCAATAGTGTATGCAACGAGGGCAGCGAACGCTCGGCGTCATTCTCAAACTGAGGATTGCCTTTCCAAACCAAACCAACCCGCAATCCCTTTTGAGGCAGCATGCCGGCCCAGTAACGCACCAGCTCAGGATCGGGCGTGATATAGGGCGCCGAAGGTATGTTGGATAAGTCGGTGCTGAACATCGCCGGCAACCGCATAGGATGCGTCCAAAAATCCCAACCGCTGCCGGGCACCGCACCCTGCTGGACGTAGACCTCATCGACGCCGTCCAACCCAGCCATCAGGCGCCGCAGCGCCGGCGGACATGCCACCGCGACGCGGACCGCGCCCGCCCCCTTCAGCTTCGCGGCGTACCGACTGAAATGGATCATGTCGCCCTGCCCGGCCTCGGACACGATCACCACCGCTTTTCCTGACAGCGATTCGCCTTCCCACGGCGGGCAATTAAAGGGCTGCGCGAGACTGTCGAAGTGCCAGCGCGACTCCAGCAGCGGCCAGCCCTCGGAAAACCGGCCTTGTCGCAACAGGATGTAGGCGAGATTGAACTGCGCCTTGGGATAGTCCTCGTCCAGTTCCAGCGCGCGGCGGTAGCACGCCTCCGCCTCCTGCTCGCGCTGCACACACGCCAGCAGAACGCCCAACTGGCTCCATGCGGACGGCGACTCGGGTGCGATATCGAGCGCCATGCGCACGGCAGCTTCCGACTCGTCGAAGCGCTTGGACTTCTGCAAAAGTACGCCGAGATTTTGATATAGCTGCGCGTGATCGGGCAGCAGCGCGAGCGCGTGCAGATAGTGGAACTCGGCCTCCAGCAAGTCCCCGCGCAGCTCTTTCAGATAACCGAGATTGGCGCGCGCGCCGGCGTGCTCCGGCTGTAGCGCTATGGCCTGCCAAAAGCACTCTTCGGCGCCGAGCGCGTCGCCGACGGCCATACGCCGGTTGCCATCGAGGTAGGCTTGCTGTGGGTCTGTATACTCTCTCACACTACCCGCGCGCGCTCCAGCATCGCGTGCAGCAGCACGTTGCAGCCGGCTTCCAGATGCTCGGACTTGGCGTCCTCGATCTCGTTGTGGCTGATGCCGTCCTTGCATGGCACGAAGATCATGCCGGACGGCGCCAGACGCGCGGCGTAGATCGCATCGTGGCCGGCCCCGGACACCACGTCCATCGTCGAATATCCCAGCTTGGCGGTGGCGTTGCGCACGGCGTCAACGCAGTCCGGATGGAACGGGCAAGGCGGATAGTAGGACACGCGCTCGATCGAAATCCCCAGGCCACTTTCGGCGCGGGTCTTGTCGATAAAGGCCAGCATCTCCTCGTGCATGGTATTGAGCAGTTCATCGTTCACGTTGCGCAGGTCGATGCTGAATTTGACTTCGCCCGGAATCACATTGCGGCTGTTCGGGAACACCTGCACCATGCCTACCGTGCCGCGGCCATACGGCGGATAGCGGTTGGCGATGGCCACCACTTCCTGCATGATGCGCGTCGATACCTGCAGCGCGTCCTTGCGCAATCCCATCGGCGTCGGGCCGGCATGCGCCTCCATGCCGCTGACCACGCAGTCGTACCACGAAAGACCCATCACCGCCGGCACCACGCCGATCACCTTGTCGGCGTCCTCCAGCACCGGACCCTGTTCGATATGGGTCTCGAAGTAGGCGCCGATCGGATGCTGGCCCGGCACCTGGTCACCCTTGTAGCCGATGCGCGCCAGTTCCTCGCCCACCGTCTTGCCTTCGGTGTCCTTGGCCGCGTAGGCCGTCTCCAGGCTGAAGGCGCCGCAGAACACGCCGGAACCCATCATCACAGGGACGAAGCGCGAGCCTTCTTCGTTGGTCCAAAAGGCCACTTCGATCGGCGCCTCGGTCTTGATCTTCAGATCGTTCAATGTGCGCACCACCTCCAGGCCGGCCAGCACGCCATAGTTACCGTCGAACTTCCCGCCGGTGGGCTGGGTGTCGATATGGCTGCCGGTCATAATCGGCGGCAGCGCGTTGTTGGTGCCGTCGCGGCGCATGAAGACGTTGCCGATCTGGTCGATCGTGATCGACATGCCGGCGTCCTTGGCCCAGCCGACCACCAGGTCGCGGCCCTGCTTGTCCAGGTCCGTCAACGCCAGGCGTTTGACGCCGCCTTTCGGCGTGGCGCCGATCCGGGCCAGTTCCATCAGCGCCGCCCACAGACGGTCGCCATTGATGCGCATTTCACTCATAACCTGCTCCTGTGTTGATTAACGCGCCGACGTGGCTTTGAATGCGGGACGATCGATGTGGCGGCCTGCGCCCTCCACCGCCATCAGCACGCCGCGATGGAACACGACGTTACCGGCGGCCAGCGTGGTGCTGGGGATGCCGCGCACGGTGCGGCCTTCGAAGACGTTGAAGCCTCCCTTCGCGAACTGGGTCAGCGACGATATCGTGCGGGTGCCTTCCGGGTCCCAGACGACGATGTCGGCATCGGAGCCGACCGCGATCAGTCCTTTGCGCGGATACATATTAAAAATCTGCGCGGTATTGGTGGACGTGACCTTGACGAATTCCGAAGGCGTCAGCATGCCGCTGTTGACACCCGCGTCCCAGATCACCGACATGCGGTCCTCGACGCCACCGCAACCGTTCGGGATCTTGGTGAAGTCGTCCTTGCCGGCCGCCTTCTGCTCCGCGCAGAAGGTGCAGTGGTCGGTGGCCGTGGTGTGCAGGTTGCCGCTTTGCAGACCATGCCACAGCGCGGCCTGGTGATGCTTGCTGCGGAACGGTGGGCTCATGACGTGGGCGGCGGCGTATTCAAGGTCATCGCTCTGGTAGACGCTTTCGTCGATAAGAAGATGGCCGGCCAGCGCCTCGCCGTAAACCCGCTGGCCGTTGGCGCGCGCGCGCGTGATCGCATCCAGCGATTCGGCGCAGGATACATGCACGATGTAGACCGGCGTGTTGAGCACATTGGCGATGGCGATGGCGCGGTTGGCCGCTTCCGCCTCCACTGCCGGAGGGCGCGACAGCGGATGCGAACTCGGTCCGGTCAAGCCCTTCTTCAGCAAATCCTGCTGCAACTGATAAACCAGTTCGCCGTTCTCCGCGTGCACCGTAGGAATGGCGCCCAACTCCAGCGAGCGGCGGAAGCTCTTTACCAGCGTTTCGTCGTCGGCCATGATGGCGTTTTTGTACGCCATGAAGTGCTTGAAACTGTTGACGCCATGGTCGCGCACCAGGATTTCCATGTCGCGGTGCACGGTCTCGTCCCACCACGTGATCGCCACGTGGAAGGTGTAATCGCCGGCGGCCTTTTGGGCCCAACCGCGCCACTGGTGATAGGCCTCGATCAGGTTCTGACCGGGCGCCGGAATCACGAAGTCGATGATGGTGGTGGTGCCGCCAGCCAGCCCGGCGGCGGTGCCGGTATAAAAGTCGTCCTGCGTGACGGTGCCCATGAAGGGCAGGTTCATATGGGTGTGCGGATCTATCCCGCCAGGCATGACGTACTGCCCGGTGGCGTCGATCACGCGCGCCGACGCCGGCGCATCCAGATTTTCGCCGACGGCGACGATCTTGTCGCCATAGCACAGCACATCGGCACGAAAGGCGCGATCGGCGTTGACGACGGTACCGCCGCGGATGATAGTAGTCATTTACATCTCCTGAATCCTGGGAATCTTAGGGGTGGGCGGGCGCCCTCACCACGGGCACTGTCTTCCCCTTCATCATAACCCCATACACGATTGCGGAGATCACGATTCCGACGAACCATGCGTAGGTATAAATTGTTTTGAAACCCGCGCCCACGCCGGGGAACGACGCCGGGAAGGCGGCGTTGAGGAAGCCCGGGATGTTCGGCGCCACGCCGATGACGAAGGCGACCAGCGCGGCCATGTTCCAGCCGTTTCCGTACGAGTAGACGCCGTCCTCGCGATACAGCTCCGCCACATGCAGTTCGGTCTTGCGCACCATGTAGTAGTCGATGATCAGGATGCCGGCGATGGGCCCGAGCAGCGCCGAATAGCCGATCAACCAGGTGAAGACGTAGCCCTGGGTCGATTCGAGTATCTTCCACGGCATCATAAGGATGGCGATACCGGCGGTGATGTAGCCACCGGTCTTGTAGGAGATTTTTTTGGGCGAGAGCGCCGAAAAATCATACGCCGGTCCGACCAGATTGGCCGCCAGATTGACCGAGACGGTGTCGATCAACAAAATCAGCAGTGCCACCAGCACGGCGACGCCGGTCATGCGGCTCGCCAGGTCGACCGGGTCCCAGATCGCTTTGCCGTACAGGACGACAGTGGCCGAGGTGACGATCACCGCCATCGCCGCCAGCAGACCCATAGGAACAGGCAGGCCGACCGACTGCCCAATCACCTGGTCGCGTTGCGACTTGGCGAAGCGCGTGAAGTCGGGAATGTTCAACGCCAGGGTGGCCCAGAAGCCGACCATCGCCGTCAGCGAAGGCCAGAACACGGACCAGAACTGGCCTTCCTTCTTGCCGCCAGCGACAAACTGCGAAGGCGCCGACAGCAGCTCGCCAAAGCCGCCGGCCTTGTTGTGCACCCACGCCAGCAGCACGAAGCAGATAGCGATCTTCAGCGGCGCGGTGTAGGTCTCCAGTTTGCGGATCGCGTCCATGCCGTGCACGATGTACCAGAACTGGATGGCCCAAAAGGCCAGGAAGCAAAGCAGCTGCGCGCCATTGATGCCGAGGAAGCCGAGTTTGGCCCCGCCGATTTCGCCGCCCATCATCACGCCGAGCAGCGTGTAGATCATCGAACCGCCGAACCAGGTCTGGATGCCGTACCAGCCGCAGGCGACGATAGCGCGCATCAGCGCCGGCAGCTTCGCACCGGCGGTGCCGAACGAGGCGCGCGCCAATACCGCATAAGGAATGCCGTACTTGGTGCCGGCGTGGCCGATCAGCAGCATCGGCAGCAGCACGATGGCGTTGGCGATGAACACCGTCAGCACCGCCTGGTAACCCGACATGCCTCCCTCGATCAAACTCGCCGACAGCGTGTACGCCGGAATGCACATCACCATGCCGACCCACAGCGACGCGAAGTGATACCAGCGCCAGGTGCGTTGCGCTTCGGTGGTCGGCGCCAGGTCTTCGTTCCAGAGTTGTGTGCTGCCAGAGAGTTCTTTGCTCACAGGGCGTTCTCCAAGGGTTGATCAAACAATCGTGCATCTTCCGCTGCAAGATCCGTTCCTAGACAGTCTCCGGCACCTTCACGTTTTCCGCGCCAGGGTTGCGCGGGTCCTGCGTCCAGTTCATGTAAGGCTTGCCGGTGTCCTGCGGCACCATCGTGATGCAACCCTGCACCGGGCAGGTGATCTCGCACAGGTTGCAGCCGACGCATTCCTCCTTGATCACCTCATAGGTGCGCACGCCCGCCGCGTCGATCAGCTGCGCGATCGACTGGTGCGACGTGTCCTCGCATGCCACATAACAGCGGCCGCACTTGATGCAGTCGTCCTGGTTGATGTGCGCGATGACCTGATAGTTCATGTTCAGGTACTTCCAGTCGGTGGTGTTGGGCACGGCCTTGCCGACGAACTGGCTCACGCTCGTGTAGCCCTTCTCGTCCATCCAGCGCGACAGGCCGTCCTTCATCTCTTCGACGATGCGGAATCCGTGCAGCATGGCGGCCGTGCAGACCTGCACGCAGCCGGAACCGAGCGCCATGAATTCGGCCGCGTCGCGCCAGTTGCCGATGCCGCCGATGCCGGAGATCGGCAAGCCCTTGGTGGCCGGGTCGCGAGCGATCTCGGCGACCATGTTCAATGCGATCGGCTTGACCGCCGAACCGCAGTAGCCGCCATGCGTGCTGGCACCGCCGACGATGGGGAACGCCACCATCTGGTCCAGATCGAGATGCGTTATCGAGTTGATGGTGTTGATCAGCGAGACGGCGTCGGCGCCGCCGGCCTTGGCGGCGCGTGCCGGCGCGCGTACGTCGGTGATGTTGGGCGTCAGCTTGACGATGACCGGCAGCTTGCTGTGCGTCTTGCACCAGCGCGTGACCATTTCCACGTACTCGGGAACCTGACCCACCGCCGCGCCCATGCCGCGTTCCGGCATGCCGTGCGGGCAGCCAAAATTCAATTCGATACCGTCGGCGCCCGTGGCCTCCACCAGCGGCAGGATATCGGCCCACAGCTTCTCCTCGCACGGCAGCATCAGCGAGACGATGATCACGCGGTCGGGCCAATCCTTCTTGACCTGGGTGATCTCGCGCAGGTTGATGTCCAGCGAACGGTCGGTGATCAACTCAATGTTATTGAAGCCGAGGACCTCGCGGTTCTTGCCGTAATGCGCGGAGTAGCGCGACGAGACATTGACGGCAGCCGGATCTTCGCCGAGCGTCTTCCACACCACGCCGCCCCATCCCGCCTCGAAGGCGCGCACCACGTTGTAGGCTTTGTCGGTCGGCGGCGCGGAGGCCAGCCAGAATGGATTGATCGACTTGATGCCGCAGAATTCTATGCTCAGGTCAGCCATTATGCAGCCTCCACTTTCGATGCTTCGGTCATTGATGCTGTCATTGATTTGAGGTCTTCATGGATCGCGTGCGCCGCCAGCTTGCCATGCTGGACCGCCTGCACGGTCAGATCCTGGCCCGGCGCCACGCAGTCGCCGCCGGCGTAGATCCCCGGCAGCACCGTGCGGAACTGATCGTCGACATAAATTTTGTCACCGTCGCGTTTCAGCGTTTTCGCCAGCGGATCGCTGATGCTCGTTTGGTCCATGCTCTGGCCGATGGCCTTGAAGATGGCGTCGGCCGCGATCTCGAAGGTCTCGCCGGTGCCGCCGAAGCGGCCGTCGACGATGGCGGTTTTCTCGAAGCGCATGCCGCGCACGCGGCCCGCTTCGTCCAGCAGCACCTGCTGCGGTTGCGCCCAGATGCGCATGCGGACCTGGTTTTCCTTGGCGATGTGCTGTTCGTGTTCGGTGGCGCTCATCGCCTCGAAGCCGCGCCGGTACACCAGCGTGACCTCCTCCGCGCCGAGGCGCTGGATCTGCACCGCCATGTCGATGGCGGTATTGCCGGCGCCGATGACGATGGCACGGGATGGCAGCGGCAACTGGCTCAAATCATCCGCCTGGCGTAGCGCGGCGATGTAGTCGACGGCGGCCAGCAGGCCGGGGGCATCCTCGCCGGTCAACCCGAGCTGCTTGCTGGCGCCAAGGCCAAGGCCAAGGAACACCGCGTCGAACTGCGCGTGCAGGTCCTTCAGCCGCACGTTCCCGCCCAGGGTCTGGCCGTGGCGGATTTCGATGCCACCGATCGCCAGCAGGAAGTCCACTTCCTTCTGCGCGAAGTTATCGGTCAGCTTGTACTTGGCGATGCCGTATTCATTGAGGCCACCCGATTTCTCGCGCGATTCGTAGATCACCACGTCGTTGCCCAACATCGCCAGCCGGTGCGCGCACGACAGACCCGCCGGGCCGGCGCCGACAACAGCGATCTTTTTGCCGGTCGACGGGAAGCGTTTGAATGGATGCTCGTCGAGCGACATGTTGTCGATGGCGTAGCGCTGCAACAGGCCGATCTTCACCGGCTGGCCTTCGGCGTCGTGATTGCGCACGCAGGCGTCCTCGCACAGGATCTCGGTCGGGCAAACGCGGGCGCAACTGCCGCCCAAGATATTCTGCTTGAGGATACCGACCGCCGCGCCGTTGATGTTACCGTCGTGGATATTGCGGATGAAGCTGGCGACGTCGATGTCCGATGGACAGATGCGCGTGCACGGCGCGTCGTAGCAGTACAGGCAGCGCGAACTCTCGATCGCGGCCTTGCGCGCGTTGAGTGCCGGCGCGAGATCGGTGAAGTGTTCGGCCAGCGCCGCATTGGCTTCCTTCGGATGCGGCATGTATTTCAGGGATTCGATCATCATTCATTTTCCTGGCTAATGGCTCGGTAGTATCGGACACCCCGGACGACGAATTCGTCCGACTACTTCATCTGAGGGAATGCAAATTCCGCGCCAGCGCTCGCGGTGTTGGGCCAGCGCTGCATGACGGCCTTGTGGCGCGTGTAGAAACGCACGCCTTCGGGACCGTAGGCGTGATGGTCGCCGAACAGGCTGCGCTTCCAGCCGCCGAAACTATTGAACGCCATCGGCACCGGCAGCGGCACGTTCACACCCACCATGCCGACCTGGATCTGGCGCACGAACTCGCGCGCCACGCCGCCGTCACGCGTGTAGATCGCCACGCCGTTGCCGTACTCGTTGCGGTTGATCAGCTCCACCGCGCTGCCCACATCGGGCGAGCGCAGCATGCACAGCACGGGGCCGAAAATCTCTTCCTTGTAGATCGTCATATCGGGCGTGACGTGGTCGAACAAAGTACCGCCGACGAAGAAGCCGTTCTCGCGTCCCGGCACGATGTGGTTGCGGCCATCGACCACCAGTTTTGCGCCCTGCTCCACGCCTTCCCCGATCAAGCGCTCTATGCGCTGCTTGGCCGCGCTTGAAACGACAGGCCCCATTTCAGCGTCGTGCTCCATACCGTCGCGCACTTTCAGTGCGGCCGTGCGCTTTGCCAGTGCGTCGACGATTTTATCGCCCGCGTCGCCGACGGCGACCACCACCGAAATGGCCATGCAACGCTCGCCGGCCGAACCGTATGCGGCGCCCATCAACGCGTCGACCGTCATCTCCATATCGGCATCTGGCATCACCACCATGTGGTTCTTGGCGCCACCCAAAGCCTGCACGCGCTTGCCCGCAGCGCAGCCGCGCGCGTAGATATATTCGGCGATCGGCGTGGAGCCGACAAAGCTCAGCGCCTGCACCACCGGATGATCGAGCAGCGCGTCGACAGTGGTTTTATCGCCTTGCACAACGTTGAATACCCCGTCCGGCAGGCCGGCATCCTTCAGCAGCTTGGCGTGCAGCAGCGACGGCGACGGATCGCGTTCGGAAGGTTTGAGCACAAAGGTGTTACCGCAGGCGATAGCAACCGGGAACATCCACATCGGCACCATCACCGGGAAGTTGAACGGCGTGATGCCGGCGACCACGCCCAGCGCCTGGCGCATCGACCACGCGTCGATACCGCGCGAAATCTGATCGGTGAATTCGCCCTTCAGCATCTGCGGAATGCCGACCGCGAACTCCACCATCTCGATGCCGCGCGCGACCTCGCCCTGCGCATCGGCGAAGGTCTTGCCGTGTTCACGCGTCAGCATCGCCGCGAATTCGTCGACGTGCTGCTGGCACAGCTGGAGATACTTGAACAGCACGCGCGCGCGCGTCAGCGGCGGCGTCGCCGACCAGGCGGGGAAAGCCGCTTCGGCCGCGCGCACGGCGACGTCGACTTCTTCGACGGTGCCCAGCGCAACGCGTGCCACCGGTTCGCCCAGCGCCGGATTGAACACGTCCGCATAGCGGCCGCTTTGGGTGTCGACTTTGGCGCCGTTGATGAAGTGGGTGATGGTGTCAAGGTTGCTCATGGTGTTCTTCTTTCGTTATATCGTCTTATGGTCAGCCCAGCAGGCCGTCCGCGTCTACGTAGGGGTAGCCCAGCGCATGCGCCACCGCTGCATAGGTGACGTGGCCCTGGCATACATTCAAGCCGTTCTTCAGGTGGGCATTGGCTTTCAGCGCTTTTTGCCAGCCTTTGTCGGCCAGCGCCAGCGCGTGGGTGATCGTCGCGTTGTTCAACGCGAAGGTCGAGGTGCGGGCCACCGCGCCGGGCATGTTGGCCACGCAGTAGTGCACCACGCCGTCGACCACGAAGGTCGGGTCCTGGTGCGTGGTGGCGCGCGAGGTTTCGAAGCATCCTCCCTGGTCGATGGCGACGTCCACCACCACCGCGCCGGGCTTCATGCGCGAGATCATATTGC encodes:
- a CDS encoding allantoate amidohydrolase, whose product is MTTLSDLNSCDVATFVEHLRGIYEHSPWIPQRAAAQRPFANATALKLALQDVVSAATLDEQLGLIREHPELAGKAAVAGQLTAESTSEQARSGLHLCSAEEFATLHRLNADYNAKFGFPFILAVKGPDGQGLTRRHIIATFTRRLKNQRADEIAECLRQIKRIAEIRLNDLLGVTLDFGPAIMQWSEIIGAWSDADNGGDADFDLTCAYMTPAHRRTAAQLAEWMREAGMEAHIDNVGNVVGVYRSDVPGAKTLMTGSHYDTVRNGGKYDGRLGILLPIAIVRHLHQRGEKLPYHFEIVGFAEEEGVRFKSTFLGSNAVTGRFDLSLLDQTDADGIAMRDALLAAGHDVSRIPAIARDPAQLLGFVEVHIEQGPVLLGRDLALGVVTAIAGSSRYLVELTGLASHAGTTPMTMRKDAAAAAAEIVLLVERRCGQGVALVGTVGQLQVPGGSVNVVPGACKLSLDIRAADDAVRQAAVKDVLDGIAQICARRQVEFSLQRIVDAAAAPCAPRLMDQLGAAIERAGLPRFDLLSGAGHDAMAMAAITDVAMLFTRCGNGGISHNPLETMTADDADIAAQVLLDFLRSYDGST
- a CDS encoding tetratricopeptide repeat-containing glycosyltransferase family protein — translated: MAVGDALGAEECFWQAIALQPEHAGARANLGYLKELRGDLLEAEFHYLHALALLPDHAQLYQNLGVLLQKSKRFDESEAAVRMALDIAPESPSAWSQLGVLLACVQREQEAEACYRRALELDEDYPKAQFNLAYILLRQGRFSEGWPLLESRWHFDSLAQPFNCPPWEGESLSGKAVVIVSEAGQGDMIHFSRYAAKLKGAGAVRVAVACPPALRRLMAGLDGVDEVYVQQGAVPGSGWDFWTHPMRLPAMFSTDLSNIPSAPYITPDPELVRYWAGMLPQKGLRVGLVWKGNPQFENDAERSLPSLHTLLPLADISHHGALHFVSLQKGDSEAEVLTPPAGMTLQAIAPRLQDFADTAGVIANLDLVISVDTAVAHLAGALGKPCWLLLPDHRCDWRWLTERSDTPWYPSMRLFRQPPGGGWATVIADMASELRLKVTSDPRRAD
- a CDS encoding Zn-dependent hydrolase, producing MSEMRINGDRLWAALMELARIGATPKGGVKRLALTDLDKQGRDLVVGWAKDAGMSITIDQIGNVFMRRDGTNNALPPIMTGSHIDTQPTGGKFDGNYGVLAGLEVVRTLNDLKIKTEAPIEVAFWTNEEGSRFVPVMMGSGVFCGAFSLETAYAAKDTEGKTVGEELARIGYKGDQVPGQHPIGAYFETHIEQGPVLEDADKVIGVVPAVMGLSWYDCVVSGMEAHAGPTPMGLRKDALQVSTRIMQEVVAIANRYPPYGRGTVGMVQVFPNSRNVIPGEVKFSIDLRNVNDELLNTMHEEMLAFIDKTRAESGLGISIERVSYYPPCPFHPDCVDAVRNATAKLGYSTMDVVSGAGHDAIYAARLAPSGMIFVPCKDGISHNEIEDAKSEHLEAGCNVLLHAMLERARVV
- the hydA gene encoding dihydropyrimidinase; the protein is MTTIIRGGTVVNADRAFRADVLCYGDKIVAVGENLDAPASARVIDATGQYVMPGGIDPHTHMNLPFMGTVTQDDFYTGTAAGLAGGTTTIIDFVIPAPGQNLIEAYHQWRGWAQKAAGDYTFHVAITWWDETVHRDMEILVRDHGVNSFKHFMAYKNAIMADDETLVKSFRRSLELGAIPTVHAENGELVYQLQQDLLKKGLTGPSSHPLSRPPAVEAEAANRAIAIANVLNTPVYIVHVSCAESLDAITRARANGQRVYGEALAGHLLIDESVYQSDDLEYAAAHVMSPPFRSKHHQAALWHGLQSGNLHTTATDHCTFCAEQKAAGKDDFTKIPNGCGGVEDRMSVIWDAGVNSGMLTPSEFVKVTSTNTAQIFNMYPRKGLIAVGSDADIVVWDPEGTRTISSLTQFAKGGFNVFEGRTVRGIPSTTLAAGNVVFHRGVLMAVEGAGRHIDRPAFKATSAR
- a CDS encoding NCS1 family nucleobase:cation symporter-1, translated to MSKELSGSTQLWNEDLAPTTEAQRTWRWYHFASLWVGMVMCIPAYTLSASLIEGGMSGYQAVLTVFIANAIVLLPMLLIGHAGTKYGIPYAVLARASFGTAGAKLPALMRAIVACGWYGIQTWFGGSMIYTLLGVMMGGEIGGAKLGFLGINGAQLLCFLAFWAIQFWYIVHGMDAIRKLETYTAPLKIAICFVLLAWVHNKAGGFGELLSAPSQFVAGGKKEGQFWSVFWPSLTAMVGFWATLALNIPDFTRFAKSQRDQVIGQSVGLPVPMGLLAAMAVIVTSATVVLYGKAIWDPVDLASRMTGVAVLVALLILLIDTVSVNLAANLVGPAYDFSALSPKKISYKTGGYITAGIAILMMPWKILESTQGYVFTWLIGYSALLGPIAGILIIDYYMVRKTELHVAELYREDGVYSYGNGWNMAALVAFVIGVAPNIPGFLNAAFPASFPGVGAGFKTIYTYAWFVGIVISAIVYGVMMKGKTVPVVRAPAHP
- the preA gene encoding NAD-dependent dihydropyrimidine dehydrogenase subunit PreA, with amino-acid sequence MADLSIEFCGIKSINPFWLASAPPTDKAYNVVRAFEAGWGGVVWKTLGEDPAAVNVSSRYSAHYGKNREVLGFNNIELITDRSLDINLREITQVKKDWPDRVIIVSLMLPCEEKLWADILPLVEATGADGIELNFGCPHGMPERGMGAAVGQVPEYVEMVTRWCKTHSKLPVIVKLTPNITDVRAPARAAKAGGADAVSLINTINSITHLDLDQMVAFPIVGGASTHGGYCGSAVKPIALNMVAEIARDPATKGLPISGIGGIGNWRDAAEFMALGSGCVQVCTAAMLHGFRIVEEMKDGLSRWMDEKGYTSVSQFVGKAVPNTTDWKYLNMNYQVIAHINQDDCIKCGRCYVACEDTSHQSIAQLIDAAGVRTYEVIKEECVGCNLCEITCPVQGCITMVPQDTGKPYMNWTQDPRNPGAENVKVPETV
- a CDS encoding NAD(P)-dependent oxidoreductase, with the protein product MMIESLKYMPHPKEANAALAEHFTDLAPALNARKAAIESSRCLYCYDAPCTRICPSDIDVASFIRNIHDGNINGAAVGILKQNILGGSCARVCPTEILCEDACVRNHDAEGQPVKIGLLQRYAIDNMSLDEHPFKRFPSTGKKIAVVGAGPAGLSCAHRLAMLGNDVVIYESREKSGGLNEYGIAKYKLTDNFAQKEVDFLLAIGGIEIRHGQTLGGNVRLKDLHAQFDAVFLGLGLGASKQLGLTGEDAPGLLAAVDYIAALRQADDLSQLPLPSRAIVIGAGNTAIDMAVQIQRLGAEEVTLVYRRGFEAMSATEHEQHIAKENQVRMRIWAQPQQVLLDEAGRVRGMRFEKTAIVDGRFGGTGETFEIAADAIFKAIGQSMDQTSISDPLAKTLKRDGDKIYVDDQFRTVLPGIYAGGDCVAPGQDLTVQAVQHGKLAAHAIHEDLKSMTASMTEASKVEAA